The Strix uralensis isolate ZFMK-TIS-50842 chromosome 34, bStrUra1, whole genome shotgun sequence genome window below encodes:
- the LOC141936796 gene encoding uncharacterized protein LOC141936796 isoform X1, with product MAERPPSSPRVVWEEEVGAPQESSSPLEPCEVTTVLPLRIDETLPEEMPEKPGWDYESSDMTTVFGEYLQPSQKTDVLLVAIEALTADDVHDRQMGSDIVDTAMTDPASWLTDVPEVLRCIHTNVEQIRTEPARRSLDSLLLLLTKWSPREVVRSLLVISPTCDSAAVAMWEVMISVPWALWRVVSELLRVLRDWRLRRVFSCAADDACIYPLVLLVSAVIDDKQFAALYKTQRYLRRPSPVMLSLVLAGLTTLSKTPETARKMLVLLPDIMENLLAANSDIRMKALMLFINVIPHMKREEAKLIALRLAEKLLLLFDDESSRVRELSIRLFEDVMKTALGRNTKKMVKKVQGALLPLFFHTNEKIESVAKASWDTLRACAEFLGWRRLSFLAETGQTPLIGEYLITHKRNSADEYLLQSLLYVENPQASVREAAVRFIGLAARRWRILRLEKLWEICQSALQSLENDAEHSIRCLAAQTVLILTALKQKPRSGWSLRSLWCCA from the exons atggcagagagacccCCCAGCAGTCCCagggtggtttgggaggaggaggtgggggctccccaggagagcagctctccgcTGGAGCCCTGCGAGGTGACCACGGTCCTGCCGCTGCGGATCG ACGAGACGCTGCCAGAGGAGATGCCGGAGAAACCGGGATGGGATTATGAGAGCAGCGACATGACTACG GTGTTTGGCGAATACCTCCAGCCTTCTCAGAAGACAGATGTTCTCCTCGTGGCCATCGAGGCCTTGACGGCAGACGATGTCCACgacaggcagatgggcagcgACATCGTGGACACGGCCATGACAGACCCGGCATCCTGGCTGACGgat GTGCCAGAAGTCCTGAGATGCATCCACACAAACGTGGAGCAGATCCGCACGGAGCCGGCCCGGCGCAGCCTggactcgctgctgctgctgctgaccaagtggagccccagggaggtggtcaggagccTGTTGGTCATCTCTCCAACGTGTGACAG TGCTGCCGtggccatgtgggaggtgatgatctccgTGCCCTGGGCTTTGTGGAGAGTCGTGTCGGAGCTGCTCCGCGTGCTGCGGGACTGGCGGCTGCGCAGGGTGTTCAGCTGTGCCGCGGACGACGCCTGCATCTACCCCTTGGTT ctgctgGTCAGCGCTGTCATTGACGACAAGCAGTTTGCTGCCCTCTACAAAacccagaggtacctgaggcgTCCCAGCCCGGTGATGCTCTCTCTCGTGCTCGCGGGCCTCACGACACTCTCAAAAACACCCGAAACG gccaggaaaatgctggtgctgctgcccgacATCATGGAGAACCTGCTGGCAGCCAACAGCGATATCAGGATGAAGGCCCTGATGCTCTTCATCAACGTGATTCCtcacatgaagagggaagaggccaaGCTCATTGCTCTGAGGCTGGCGGAGAAGCTCCTGCTCCTCTTCGATGAT gagtccagccgggtgcgggagctctccatccgcctcttcGAAGACGTGATGAAGACCGCGCTGgggagaaacaccaaaaaaatggtgaagaaagtgcaGGGTGCGCTGCTGCCGCTGTTCTTCCACACCAACGAGAAGATCGAGAGCGTGGCCAAG gcttcctgGGACACCCTCCGCGCCTGTGCAGagttcctgggctggaggaggctcagctTCCTGGCTGAGACAGGGCAGACACCCCTGATCGGAGAGTActtg ataacGCACAAGAGGAACAGCGCAGACGAgtatctgctccagagcctgctctACGTGGAGAACCCTCAGGCCAGCGTGCGAGAGGCGGCCGTCAGGTTCATCG ggcttgctGCGCGGCGCTGGAGGATCctcaggctggagaagctgtgggagaTCTGCCAGAGTG CCCTCCAGTCCTTGGAGAACGACGCTGAGCACTCCATCAGGTGCCTGGCAGCTCAGACCGTCCTCATCCTGAcagctctaaagcagaagccaagGTCAGGATGGAGCCTGCGGTCGCTGTGGTGCTGCGCCTGA
- the LOC141936796 gene encoding maestro heat-like repeat-containing protein family member 7 isoform X2, whose amino-acid sequence MPEKPGWDYESSDMTTVFGEYLQPSQKTDVLLVAIEALTADDVHDRQMGSDIVDTAMTDPASWLTDVPEVLRCIHTNVEQIRTEPARRSLDSLLLLLTKWSPREVVRSLLVISPTCDSAAVAMWEVMISVPWALWRVVSELLRVLRDWRLRRVFSCAADDACIYPLVLLVSAVIDDKQFAALYKTQRYLRRPSPVMLSLVLAGLTTLSKTPETARKMLVLLPDIMENLLAANSDIRMKALMLFINVIPHMKREEAKLIALRLAEKLLLLFDDESSRVRELSIRLFEDVMKTALGRNTKKMVKKVQGALLPLFFHTNEKIESVAKASWDTLRACAEFLGWRRLSFLAETGQTPLIGEYLITHKRNSADEYLLQSLLYVENPQASVREAAVRFIGLAARRWRILRLEKLWEICQSALQSLENDAEHSIRCLAAQTVLILTALKQKPRSGWSLRSLWCCA is encoded by the exons ATGCCGGAGAAACCGGGATGGGATTATGAGAGCAGCGACATGACTACG GTGTTTGGCGAATACCTCCAGCCTTCTCAGAAGACAGATGTTCTCCTCGTGGCCATCGAGGCCTTGACGGCAGACGATGTCCACgacaggcagatgggcagcgACATCGTGGACACGGCCATGACAGACCCGGCATCCTGGCTGACGgat GTGCCAGAAGTCCTGAGATGCATCCACACAAACGTGGAGCAGATCCGCACGGAGCCGGCCCGGCGCAGCCTggactcgctgctgctgctgctgaccaagtggagccccagggaggtggtcaggagccTGTTGGTCATCTCTCCAACGTGTGACAG TGCTGCCGtggccatgtgggaggtgatgatctccgTGCCCTGGGCTTTGTGGAGAGTCGTGTCGGAGCTGCTCCGCGTGCTGCGGGACTGGCGGCTGCGCAGGGTGTTCAGCTGTGCCGCGGACGACGCCTGCATCTACCCCTTGGTT ctgctgGTCAGCGCTGTCATTGACGACAAGCAGTTTGCTGCCCTCTACAAAacccagaggtacctgaggcgTCCCAGCCCGGTGATGCTCTCTCTCGTGCTCGCGGGCCTCACGACACTCTCAAAAACACCCGAAACG gccaggaaaatgctggtgctgctgcccgacATCATGGAGAACCTGCTGGCAGCCAACAGCGATATCAGGATGAAGGCCCTGATGCTCTTCATCAACGTGATTCCtcacatgaagagggaagaggccaaGCTCATTGCTCTGAGGCTGGCGGAGAAGCTCCTGCTCCTCTTCGATGAT gagtccagccgggtgcgggagctctccatccgcctcttcGAAGACGTGATGAAGACCGCGCTGgggagaaacaccaaaaaaatggtgaagaaagtgcaGGGTGCGCTGCTGCCGCTGTTCTTCCACACCAACGAGAAGATCGAGAGCGTGGCCAAG gcttcctgGGACACCCTCCGCGCCTGTGCAGagttcctgggctggaggaggctcagctTCCTGGCTGAGACAGGGCAGACACCCCTGATCGGAGAGTActtg ataacGCACAAGAGGAACAGCGCAGACGAgtatctgctccagagcctgctctACGTGGAGAACCCTCAGGCCAGCGTGCGAGAGGCGGCCGTCAGGTTCATCG ggcttgctGCGCGGCGCTGGAGGATCctcaggctggagaagctgtgggagaTCTGCCAGAGTG CCCTCCAGTCCTTGGAGAACGACGCTGAGCACTCCATCAGGTGCCTGGCAGCTCAGACCGTCCTCATCCTGAcagctctaaagcagaagccaagGTCAGGATGGAGCCTGCGGTCGCTGTGGTGCTGCGCCTGA